In Planococcus shixiaomingii, the DNA window GCTAAACAGCTCGCAGGCTTGGATAATAAGAAATATTGAATTAGACCAGTTGTTCCACTTTCGCTTCTTCAGTTGTAACACGCTCGATATCGGCGCCTAAAGCAGCTAGTTTTTGATGAAAGTTTACGTAACCGCGATCCAAGTGATAAAGTTCGTTAACTCGAGTAATGCCTTCAGCAGCAAGTCCAGCTAAGATAAGCGCTGCAGCTGCGCGCAAGTCAGTAGCGGCAACTTCCGCTCCTTGCAACTTCGACGGACCTTCCATGATAACAGAACGGCCTTCGATTTTAACAGATGCATTCATGCGGCGGAACTCTTCTACGTGCATGAAGCGATTTTCAAATACTGTTTCAGTCAAAATGCCATTTCCTTGTGCTGTCAGCATCAACGACATCATTTGCGACTGCATATCCGTCGGGAAGCCTGGGTGAGGCATTGTCTTGATATCAATTGAGCGAAGAGGATGTGAAGCACGGATGCGCAACCCTTCTTCCACTTCTTGAATGTCAACGCCCATTTCACCGAGCTTTGAAATTAATGCAGCCATGTGTTCCGGCACCGCATTTTCAATAATGACATCCCCTTGAGTGATAGCCGCAGCCACCATGAATGTTCCCGCTTCTACACGGTCAGGAATGATGTAATGTTCCGCACCGTAAAGTTCGTCGACACCTTCGATACGCATTGTATCGGTTCCAGCGCCTACTACACGGCCGCCCATTTCATTAATGTAATTTGCCAAGTCGACAATTTCAGGTTCTTTCGCAGCGTTTTCGATAATCGTCACACCATCAGCCAATGCAGCTGCTGTCATGATGTTCTCAGTAGCACCGACACTTGGGAAATCCAAATAGATTTTCGCACCGCGCAAACGGCCGTCAGTTTTTGCTTCCACAAAACCATTTCCGAAAGTAATTTTAGCTCCCATTGCTTCAAAGCCTTTTAAATGTTGGTCGATCGGCCGTGAGCCAATTGCACATCCACCTGGAAGAGCAACACGAGCGAATCCATTACGCGCTAGGACTGGCCCCATTACCAAAATCGAAGCACGCATCTTTCTTACATACTCAAATTGCGCTTCACTTGATAATGTTTGAGAAGAGTCAATCACCATTTCATTTTTTTCAGGGAAATACTCGATTGATACGTTTAAACTTTTCAGCACTTCTTGGATTGTATAAACATCCGCTAAATTTGGTACTTCTTTAAGGATACTTTTTCCATTAGAAGCCAATAATGCGCCGGCAAGAATTGGTAGCACTGCGTTCTTAGCACCTTCAACCCGAACTTTCCCTTTTAATTTTTGGCCGCCTTTTACAATAATCTGATCCACTGATATGCCCTCCATCTGTTGAATAATATCTATATGTACGTTACGTACGTTAAAAGTCCAATGTCATATATTAGAAACAAAACCTTACTTATAGTACCTTTTTTCTTCTCACTTCACAAGTATCTTTCCGCCTATCCGTGTTATTTTTTTGAGATTACTATAAAGTTCGTACACATAAACCTCTATGTGTCGGTCTTTTGTAAATCATTTTATAAATTATTACATTCTTATTACATTAAATATTTCCCTTGAAATTAGTATATAAACCTAAAAATCAACAATTATTTCCTGGGAAATGTGTCCTAGCCGAGTTGGTATTTTGCCATAGCTACGATGTTCGCACCCATGGCAAAATAACAAGTTTAAAACAGGTAAGGCAATTGGCGCGACCATAAAGAAATATTCAAGAAAAACGTTGATACAGCAGTTCCAATAGCAATACTTAAGAAAATATAGAGAATTTGGGCCTGCAGCACATGCTGTTTTCGAATCCATTTTTCAATCATTAAGGCTCTAAGCGCGTAAAAAGCAACTCCCGTAAAAAAAATGTGGCTAAATATTGAAATTAATGCTTGTTGTCCAACGAGGTTTTCCAACAAAATCCTCTCCTTCTAACTTACTGGATTTATTAAGTGAAGCGGATCTTTGACAATTAAGGAAATTTTTGAATCTCTGAATAAAAGAAAAGCGAGCAAAAGTGGAATGCCCTTCTGCCCGCCCTTTTCATTTATGTCTCGACTCCAGCGCCTAACTCCTCGGGTCATAAGCCAATCCAGCTGGGTGGCAAAGAGCGCCACTTCGCTGGTCAGCCTTACGCCTTTCGGAGCTGATCAGGTGCTAAGCCACCTTGGCTATGCGGCTGAGATGCCGCTTCGCCAGGGCGTCTTATGCCCGTCGAATCTATACGGGCTCTTACGCATTTCTTTAAATGTTACCCTCATAAACGTTGATACGATTCATCGCACGTTTTAAAGCCAATTCTGCGCGCTTAAAGTCAACTTCATCTTTGTTCGCCTGAAGTCTCGCTTCTGCACGTCTAGCAGCTTCTTGAGCACGGGCCAGATCGATATCTGTCGCACGTTCTGCAGACTGTGCTAGAATCGTTACTTTTTCAGGACGAATTTCAAGAAATCCGCCATTTACAGCAACCAATTCTGTTGAGTTGTCTTTCTTTAATCGGACTGCGCCGATTCCAAGAGGAGCAACTGTCGGAATGTGGCCGGGCAAGACACCCATTTCACCTGTTGCTGTGACTCCAATTACCATAGAGACTTCTGAATCGTATACCGGGCCGTCGGGAGTGACAATATTGACTGCAATGGTCTTCATTTTTTTCCCTCCTGGTCCCTTATTTTAGACTTCTACGCCCATGCTTTTCGCTTTTGCGATTACATCTTCAATGCGCCCGACTAAACGGAATGCATCTTCAGGCAAGTGGTCGTATTTGCCATCAAGAATTTCTTTGAATCCTTTGATCGTTTCTTGAACTGGAACATAAGAACCTTTTTGGCCTGTGAACTGTTCAGCAACGTGGAAGTTTTGAGATAGGAAGTTTTGGACACGGCGTGCACGGTTAACCGTCAGCTTGTCCTCATCGCTCAACTCATCCATACCAAGGATTGCAATGATATCTTGAAGTTCTCTGTAACGCTGAAGCGTTTGCTGAACTTGACGGGAAATTGCATAGTGCTCTTCTCCCACGATCTCCGGCGACAACGCGCGTGAAGTCGAAGCAAGAGGATCCACCGCAGGATAGATACCCATTTCAGAAAGCTTACGCTCCAAGTTAGTTGTTGCATCCAAGTGAGCGAAAGTTGTAGCCGGCGCCGGATCCGTATAGTCATCGGCTGGTACGTAGATCGCTTGAATGGATGTAACTGAACCAGAACTTGTAGTTGTAATACGTTCCTGCAATTGTCCCATTTCAGTAGCAAGTGTCGGCTGGTAACCAACGGCAGATGGCATACGGCCTAAAAGCGCTGATACTTCTGATCCTGCTTGAGTGAAACGGAAGATATTATCGATGAACAAAAGAACATCTGCGCCTTGTTCGTCACGGAAATATTCAGCCATAGTCAAACCAGTCAAAGCAACACGCATACGTGCGCCAGGCGGCTCGTTCATTTGGCCGAATACCATTGATGTTTTCTTGATAACGCCAGAATCGCTCATCTCGTGGAATAAGTCGTTTCCTTCACGTGTACGCTCTCCAACACCAGCGAATACAGATAAACCGCCGTGTTCTTGAGCAATGTTGTTGATCAATTCTTGGATTAGAACTGTTTTACCAACACCGGCACCACCGAAGAGACCGATTTTACCACCTTTGATGTAAGGAGCAAGCAAATCGACAACTTTGATACCTGTTTCAAGAATTTCAACTTCTGTGGAAAGATGTTCGAATGTAGGTGCTAAACGGTGAATCGGATTGCGGCGTTCTGTAGCTGGAATTTCTTCCCCTAAATCGATTACTTCGCCAAGTACGTTAAATACACGGCCTAATGTAACATCTCCAACTGGAACAGTGATCGCACTGCCCAAATCGGTTACTTCTGAACCGCGTTGCAAACCATCTGTGGAATCCATCGCAATTGTACGTACTGCATCATCTCCAAGGTGCAATGCCACTTCTAGAGTTAAAGTAGTTGGCGCTTGACCGGGACGATTAATATTTACAGTTAGGGCGTTGTAGATTTCTGGAAGTTGACCTACGGAAAACTGAACGTCTACAACCGGACCCATAACTTGAAGAACGTGACCTGTGTTCATGCTGTTCCCTCCTGTCTTACTTTTATCTTTCGATATTTCTACTAACAGCAGTAGGACTCCCGCTTGAAAAAGCGGGAGAATGGCTGCTTGTGCTTTTCTATTCGAGAGCCGATGCTCCGCCGACGATTTCTGTAATTTCTTGAGTAATCGCAGCTTGGCGTGCACGGTTGTATACAAGTGTTAAACCATTGATCAAATCATTCGCATTGTCTGTTGCGCTCTTCATTGCTGACATCGAAGCCGCATGTTCGCTTGCTTTGCCGTCAAGAACAGCACCGAAAATCAGACTTTCTGCATATTGTGGAAGAAGAACTTCCAAAATCGCTTCTGCTGATGGATCGAACTCATACGAAGCAGTAGACGTTGACGGCTGAATATCCGTCAAAGGCAGAACTTTCTTTTCAGTAACGTCTTGTTGAATAGCTGAGACAAAGTGATTGTAGTACATATAAACTTCATCATACGTACCATCTGCGAACATACCAACAGCTTTGTGCGTAATTTCTTTAATATCCGCAAACGTAGGATGATCCGGCAAAGCAATTTTGCTTTCAAGGATCGTCATTCCCTGCTTGGCGAAGAAATCCCGACCTTTACGGCCGATACTAAGGATTACAAACTCATCATTGGATGTATGGCGCTGGCGAATTTTAGCCATTACTGTACGTAGAATGTTGCTATTATATCCGCCTACTAATCCACGATCCGATGTGATTACTAAGTATGCGGTTTTCTTCACCGGACGCGTAGTCATCATTGGGTGACTTGTGTCACTTGATCCTGCAGCAATTGCAGCTACTACGTCTTGAATTTTGCCCATGTAAGGAACGAATGCTTTCGCATTTACTTCCGCACGGTTCAATTTCGATGCAGAAACCATTTGCATGGCTCTTGTAATCTGGCTTGTTTTCTTGGTGGACGTAATTCGGTTTTTTATATCGCGTAAAGATGCCACTGGTATTTCACCACCTTATTATTTTTTGTTCTTATCCGTATGAAACCATTGATCTGATTAAGCGAATGTGCGTTTGAATTCGTTGATCGCAGCAGCAAATGCTTCATCAGATGGCAATTTATTCGTTGTGCGGATATGATCTAAAATTTCTGTGTGGTTTAGATCCAGCCAGCTAGTTAATGCAGCTTCAAAACGTTGAATGTCAGTTACCGGGATATCATCAAGGAAGCCTCGAGTCAACGCGTAGAAGATGACAACTTGTTTTTCAACTTTAATCGGATTGTGCAAGTCCTGTTTCAATACTTCAACAGTACGTTTTCCGCGCTCAAGCTTCGCAGCAGTTGCCGGGTCCAAATCAGAACCGAACTGAGAGAAAGCTTCAAGTTCACGGAATGCAGCCAAGTCAAGGCGCAAAGTACCCGCAACTTTTTTCATTGCGTTGATTTGAGCTGAACCACCAACGCGCGATACAGAAAGACCCGCATTGATCGCCGGACGTACACCCGAGAAGAATAAATCAGATTGAAGGAAGATTTGTCCATCAGTGATTGAAATTACGTTTGTTGGAATATAAGCGGAGATATCGCCTGCTTGCGTTTCAACGAACGGCAAAGCTGTGATTGAACCTGCTCCAAGAGTTTCGTTCAATTTCGCTGCGCGCTCCAATAACCGTGAGTGCAAGTAGAATACATCCCCTGGATATGCTTCACGGCCTGGCGGACGGCGAAGCAATAGAGACAATTCGCGGTAAGCCGAAGCTTGTTTAGTTAAATCATCATATACGATCAATACGTGTTTGCCATCAAACATGAACTCTTCCGCCATAGTAATACCTGCGTAAGGAGCAAGGTACAATAATGGAGCTGGTTGAGATGCTGATGCAGTAACAACGATTGTGTAGTCAAGAGCGCCGTTTTTGCGCAATGTTTCTACTACGTTACGTACTGTAGATTCTTTTTGTCCGATTGCTACATAGATACAGATCATGTTTTGGTCAGCTTGGTTTAGGATCGTATCGATCGCTACAGAAGTTTTACCTGTCTGGCGGTCACCGATGATCAATTCGCGTTGTCCGCGGCCGATTGGAACCAATGCGTCAATCGCTTTGATACCAGTTTGAAGCGGTTCGTGAACCGATTTACGGGCCATAACGCCTTGAGCTGGGCTTTCGATTGGACGAGTTTTTGTTGTGTTAATCGGACCAAGGCCGTCAACTGGCTGTCCGATCGGGTTTACAACACGTCCGATTAGTTCTGGTCCTACTGGCACTTCCATGATACGTCCAGTACGGCGTACTTCGTCGCCTTCTTTGATATCAATGTATGGCCCTAGGATGATGATACCAACATTGTTAGCTTCCAGGTTTTGTGCAATACCGACTACGCCAGTCGGGAACTCTACAAGTTCTCCGGCCATAACATTGTCAATACCATAAACGCGAGCGATACCATCACCTACTGTGATTACTGTACCGACTTCATCGACTTTAATCTCAGATTGATAATTTTCAATCTGCTGCTTAATTAAACCGCTGATTTCTTCAGCTCTGATACTCATGTATGTCACCCTCTCATAATTTCTGATATTAACCGATCAATTGACGCTGTAGACGCTCAAGTTTCGAGCTAATGCTGCTGTCATAAATCTGGTTGCCGATTTGAATGCGCATTCCACCAATAAGAGACGGGTCAATGATATTTTCAATTCGCAGTGCCTGTTTTCCAACTTTCTTCGCAAAAACGGAAGATACGGATGTACGTTCTTCT includes these proteins:
- the murA gene encoding UDP-N-acetylglucosamine 1-carboxyvinyltransferase, translated to MDQIIVKGGQKLKGKVRVEGAKNAVLPILAGALLASNGKSILKEVPNLADVYTIQEVLKSLNVSIEYFPEKNEMVIDSSQTLSSEAQFEYVRKMRASILVMGPVLARNGFARVALPGGCAIGSRPIDQHLKGFEAMGAKITFGNGFVEAKTDGRLRGAKIYLDFPSVGATENIMTAAALADGVTIIENAAKEPEIVDLANYINEMGGRVVGAGTDTMRIEGVDELYGAEHYIIPDRVEAGTFMVAAAITQGDVIIENAVPEHMAALISKLGEMGVDIQEVEEGLRIRASHPLRSIDIKTMPHPGFPTDMQSQMMSLMLTAQGNGILTETVFENRFMHVEEFRRMNASVKIEGRSVIMEGPSKLQGAEVAATDLRAAAALILAGLAAEGITRVNELYHLDRGYVNFHQKLAALGADIERVTTEEAKVEQLV
- a CDS encoding DUF1146 family protein, translated to MENLVGQQALISIFSHIFFTGVAFYALRALMIEKWIRKQHVLQAQILYIFLSIAIGTAVSTFFLNISLWSRQLPYLF
- a CDS encoding F0F1 ATP synthase subunit epsilon, with product MKTIAVNIVTPDGPVYDSEVSMVIGVTATGEMGVLPGHIPTVAPLGIGAVRLKKDNSTELVAVNGGFLEIRPEKVTILAQSAERATDIDLARAQEAARRAEARLQANKDEVDFKRAELALKRAMNRINVYEGNI
- the atpD gene encoding F0F1 ATP synthase subunit beta, which codes for MNTGHVLQVMGPVVDVQFSVGQLPEIYNALTVNINRPGQAPTTLTLEVALHLGDDAVRTIAMDSTDGLQRGSEVTDLGSAITVPVGDVTLGRVFNVLGEVIDLGEEIPATERRNPIHRLAPTFEHLSTEVEILETGIKVVDLLAPYIKGGKIGLFGGAGVGKTVLIQELINNIAQEHGGLSVFAGVGERTREGNDLFHEMSDSGVIKKTSMVFGQMNEPPGARMRVALTGLTMAEYFRDEQGADVLLFIDNIFRFTQAGSEVSALLGRMPSAVGYQPTLATEMGQLQERITTTSSGSVTSIQAIYVPADDYTDPAPATTFAHLDATTNLERKLSEMGIYPAVDPLASTSRALSPEIVGEEHYAISRQVQQTLQRYRELQDIIAILGMDELSDEDKLTVNRARRVQNFLSQNFHVAEQFTGQKGSYVPVQETIKGFKEILDGKYDHLPEDAFRLVGRIEDVIAKAKSMGVEV
- the atpG gene encoding ATP synthase F1 subunit gamma, encoding MASLRDIKNRITSTKKTSQITRAMQMVSASKLNRAEVNAKAFVPYMGKIQDVVAAIAAGSSDTSHPMMTTRPVKKTAYLVITSDRGLVGGYNSNILRTVMAKIRQRHTSNDEFVILSIGRKGRDFFAKQGMTILESKIALPDHPTFADIKEITHKAVGMFADGTYDEVYMYYNHFVSAIQQDVTEKKVLPLTDIQPSTSTASYEFDPSAEAILEVLLPQYAESLIFGAVLDGKASEHAASMSAMKSATDNANDLINGLTLVYNRARQAAITQEITEIVGGASALE
- the atpA gene encoding F0F1 ATP synthase subunit alpha encodes the protein MSIRAEEISGLIKQQIENYQSEIKVDEVGTVITVGDGIARVYGIDNVMAGELVEFPTGVVGIAQNLEANNVGIIILGPYIDIKEGDEVRRTGRIMEVPVGPELIGRVVNPIGQPVDGLGPINTTKTRPIESPAQGVMARKSVHEPLQTGIKAIDALVPIGRGQRELIIGDRQTGKTSVAIDTILNQADQNMICIYVAIGQKESTVRNVVETLRKNGALDYTIVVTASASQPAPLLYLAPYAGITMAEEFMFDGKHVLIVYDDLTKQASAYRELSLLLRRPPGREAYPGDVFYLHSRLLERAAKLNETLGAGSITALPFVETQAGDISAYIPTNVISITDGQIFLQSDLFFSGVRPAINAGLSVSRVGGSAQINAMKKVAGTLRLDLAAFRELEAFSQFGSDLDPATAAKLERGKRTVEVLKQDLHNPIKVEKQVVIFYALTRGFLDDIPVTDIQRFEAALTSWLDLNHTEILDHIRTTNKLPSDEAFAAAINEFKRTFA